In Meiothermus cerbereus DSM 11376, a single window of DNA contains:
- a CDS encoding TIGR02710 family CRISPR-associated CARF protein translates to MNQNKERLRELWVQYKTLIRQERANRGESSPKTPTAKDLYDTQIWPLTKEGFTDRGQRQYVASFHTVGTTIEPVVLSTRALDAEKVYLLHTKDTERLCGQIEKELGWGVERIKTLLVGRSDPEDIYKQVRQKVDELPPDAAIAFDPTGGTKAMVAGLAMFAFSLAEEGRTAHVYYVDNEEYDDELRRPVAGTEFLKRLENPREIIPDWIYHRAKDAYARGDFSLAKQLFEQAKDREGRAHSLEAVLSEAYESLDAAKFGQAKDRLKELLELLQKPIHRQSFLTKYIAAIERQKEALEAVVQLTDALSSKGESIAPLEEPQKVACVLAALGFMAERRLKMGRIAEAVLLRYRALELFLQHRLALRGFDTANPNFRGLCAAAHITIEDLIEKYQGERRAARAKPDDELEQKSAIDFTTAFFLLRALDDEPALAVSANKVLGLASARDISVFAHGFVLPTEANAKNLSEVLMALVQGGDLPEVKFEPIPLA, encoded by the coding sequence ATGAACCAGAATAAGGAGCGCTTACGGGAATTGTGGGTGCAGTATAAAACCCTCATAAGGCAAGAGAGGGCAAATCGAGGGGAGTCTTCCCCTAAGACCCCAACAGCAAAAGATTTGTACGATACACAAATTTGGCCCCTTACAAAAGAAGGTTTTACCGATCGGGGACAGCGACAGTATGTGGCCTCCTTTCACACAGTTGGGACAACGATAGAGCCAGTTGTTCTCTCTACTCGGGCACTAGATGCAGAAAAGGTGTATCTGCTGCATACCAAAGACACCGAAAGGCTTTGTGGGCAGATTGAGAAAGAATTGGGGTGGGGAGTTGAGCGAATCAAGACCCTCCTAGTTGGCCGCAGTGACCCAGAGGACATCTATAAGCAGGTGCGGCAAAAGGTAGATGAACTTCCTCCAGATGCAGCCATTGCCTTCGACCCAACAGGAGGCACCAAGGCGATGGTGGCTGGGCTGGCGATGTTTGCTTTTTCGCTTGCTGAGGAGGGGCGCACGGCGCATGTCTACTATGTAGATAATGAAGAATACGATGATGAGCTGCGCCGCCCCGTGGCGGGAACAGAATTTTTGAAGCGTCTCGAGAACCCCCGCGAGATAATACCAGATTGGATTTACCACCGCGCCAAAGACGCCTATGCACGGGGTGATTTTTCACTTGCGAAACAGCTTTTTGAACAAGCAAAGGATCGTGAAGGACGGGCACATAGCCTCGAGGCGGTGTTATCCGAGGCTTATGAATCTTTGGATGCTGCAAAGTTCGGGCAGGCCAAGGACAGGCTCAAAGAGCTGCTTGAGCTGCTACAAAAACCGATACATAGACAGAGTTTCCTTACCAAATACATAGCTGCTATCGAGCGCCAAAAAGAAGCCCTCGAGGCCGTTGTTCAGCTTACCGATGCGCTTTCTTCCAAAGGCGAGAGCATAGCTCCTTTGGAAGAGCCTCAAAAAGTAGCTTGTGTGTTGGCGGCTCTCGGCTTTATGGCCGAAAGGCGACTAAAAATGGGCCGAATTGCCGAAGCTGTGTTGCTGCGCTACCGCGCCCTCGAGCTGTTCTTACAACACCGCCTTGCACTTAGGGGCTTCGATACGGCAAATCCAAACTTTCGGGGATTGTGCGCTGCGGCCCATATCACTATCGAGGATCTTATCGAAAAGTACCAAGGTGAGCGTAGGGCTGCAAGGGCAAAACCAGATGATGAGCTAGAACAAAAAAGCGCCATAGACTTTACCACTGCTTTCTTTTTGCTCCGTGCCCTAGATGATGAACCGGCTTTAGCTGTCAGCGCGAATAAGGTTCTTGGGTTAGCCAGCGCCCGTGACATCTCGGTTTTTGCGCATGGCTTTGTGCTTCCTACAGAGGCCAATGCCAAAAACCTGTCTGAAGTTTTGATGGCTCTTGTTCAAGGTGGAGACTTGCCAGAGGTCAAGTTTGAACCCATCCCCCTGGCATGA
- the cas10 gene encoding type III-A CRISPR-associated protein Cas10/Csm1: MYVQTSLGVALAGLLHDLGELYQRAYWGSLPEGVSDWSHPAYTKWAIDKWSPLFGGDAGWLARTATRHHEGWHDKPQYQPQTPEQWCVALADTYALGERKEVDEKGSRATETPLRSVFASLRVQGTYGQLELGYSMVEDGLEVGLKPGAAYPHSKGTVSRDTYRRVAERLDKRLAELAKLNPSPQALLSNLLGIFQELLWNIPSDTQGEPDVSLFDHLRLTGAIAAALWDYHGGNPSIEALKDEQPEKFLLVLGDLGGIQGHIYRIQSAETGTGGLAKRLRARSLEVSLAAEAMGLELLQRCGLTPLQRIMSAGGKFYLLLPNTPKVQNALNQVRQEWEEWALRQGATLLPFLAGYSFAPLGFKNFSQVLQQAHRVLAEAKLRPLQSQFGDFYLSQGQQSLRPCQACGARPAQSADSSLCEGCKRDGHLGRLIPRRTEIGFFAQDAPGHHYRFPGLRVALEESDQYTLRTRQNFTPAARPWEVRLLAGHIPTLEDALRLGSWPNLAEYQAWAKEQGLWEEEEGWEEEEGGRREGDPLTLAELAEFSTGAKYLGALMLDADRMGEAFATGFVDKEGNNHSSPSRIASLSRMLEVFFAGEVLELIKNPKTYQKRLGWDDLTAGEKARRYPLIYSVYAGGDDLLLLGPWDALLEFALDLEALYRQFTQHPQLTLSGGFVLVSPSLPIPLLAEAVQEAEKAAKTAGRNCLHLFGQSVPWGELRGLVRWVRDFQQHLQAEGSKGMTSALAYRLLRLWKGHQNQDEARRMRYKPLLAYALREREAKVRKHYLQLTNHADPAWQHLPVWLQWGLYLER, translated from the coding sequence ATGTACGTTCAAACTTCGCTTGGAGTGGCGCTAGCCGGGCTTTTGCACGATTTGGGTGAGCTGTATCAGCGGGCCTACTGGGGGAGTCTGCCCGAAGGGGTATCGGACTGGAGCCACCCGGCTTATACGAAGTGGGCTATTGATAAGTGGTCGCCACTGTTTGGTGGCGATGCTGGCTGGCTGGCCCGGACTGCTACCCGTCACCACGAGGGCTGGCACGATAAGCCGCAATACCAGCCCCAGACGCCAGAACAATGGTGCGTGGCTCTGGCCGATACCTATGCCTTGGGAGAGCGCAAAGAGGTAGACGAGAAGGGTAGTCGGGCCACCGAAACTCCGCTGCGCTCTGTGTTTGCGAGCTTGCGGGTACAGGGAACCTACGGGCAGCTCGAGCTCGGCTACTCTATGGTAGAAGATGGCCTCGAGGTGGGTCTGAAGCCCGGCGCAGCCTATCCGCACAGCAAGGGCACGGTTTCCCGCGATACCTACAGGCGGGTGGCCGAGCGCCTAGATAAGCGCCTGGCCGAGCTGGCAAAGCTGAATCCAAGCCCCCAGGCCTTGCTGTCGAACCTGCTGGGTATCTTCCAGGAACTTTTGTGGAACATCCCCTCCGACACCCAGGGCGAGCCGGACGTGTCGCTGTTCGACCACCTGCGCCTTACTGGGGCCATTGCTGCGGCGCTTTGGGACTATCATGGCGGCAACCCCAGCATAGAAGCCCTGAAAGACGAGCAGCCAGAAAAGTTTTTGTTGGTGCTGGGTGACCTGGGCGGCATTCAGGGCCACATCTATCGCATTCAGTCGGCAGAGACGGGCACCGGTGGCCTGGCCAAGCGTCTGCGGGCGCGCAGCCTCGAGGTCTCGCTGGCTGCCGAGGCGATGGGCCTCGAGCTTCTGCAACGCTGCGGCCTCACCCCCTTGCAGCGCATCATGAGCGCTGGGGGCAAGTTTTATTTGCTCTTGCCTAACACCCCCAAAGTCCAGAATGCCCTGAACCAGGTGCGCCAGGAATGGGAAGAGTGGGCTTTGCGCCAGGGGGCTACCCTGTTGCCTTTTTTGGCCGGGTATTCTTTTGCCCCGCTGGGGTTCAAAAACTTTAGCCAGGTGCTGCAACAAGCCCACCGTGTGCTGGCCGAGGCCAAGCTCAGGCCCCTGCAAAGCCAGTTTGGGGACTTTTACCTGAGCCAAGGACAGCAAAGCTTGCGTCCGTGCCAGGCTTGTGGTGCCCGCCCGGCCCAATCGGCTGATAGCAGCTTGTGCGAAGGCTGCAAACGCGATGGGCACTTAGGCCGCCTGATCCCCAGACGGACAGAAATAGGCTTTTTCGCTCAGGATGCACCCGGGCACCACTATCGCTTTCCGGGCTTGCGGGTAGCGCTGGAAGAATCCGACCAATACACGCTGCGTACCCGGCAAAACTTCACCCCGGCGGCCAGGCCCTGGGAGGTGCGGCTTTTGGCCGGGCATATCCCTACCCTCGAGGATGCCTTGCGCCTGGGCTCCTGGCCCAATTTGGCCGAGTACCAGGCGTGGGCCAAGGAGCAGGGGCTCTGGGAAGAGGAAGAAGGATGGGAAGAGGAAGAAGGAGGGCGCCGTGAAGGTGACCCCCTCACCTTAGCCGAGCTGGCCGAGTTTTCTACCGGGGCCAAATACCTGGGGGCCTTGATGCTCGACGCCGACCGGATGGGCGAGGCTTTCGCTACTGGTTTTGTGGACAAAGAGGGCAACAACCACAGCAGCCCCAGCCGCATTGCCAGCTTGTCGCGGATGCTCGAGGTCTTTTTTGCAGGCGAGGTGCTGGAGCTGATCAAGAACCCCAAAACCTACCAGAAACGCCTGGGCTGGGACGATCTAACCGCTGGGGAAAAAGCCCGGCGCTACCCCCTCATCTATTCGGTTTACGCGGGCGGCGACGACCTTTTATTGCTGGGGCCCTGGGACGCGCTTTTGGAGTTTGCCCTGGACCTCGAGGCCCTCTATCGGCAATTTACCCAGCACCCCCAGCTCACCCTTTCGGGCGGCTTTGTGCTGGTAAGCCCATCGCTGCCCATTCCGCTGCTGGCCGAGGCCGTGCAGGAGGCCGAGAAAGCCGCAAAAACTGCTGGGCGCAACTGTCTGCACCTGTTTGGACAGAGCGTACCCTGGGGCGAACTGCGGGGCCTGGTGCGCTGGGTGCGCGATTTCCAGCAGCACCTCCAGGCCGAGGGTTCTAAGGGCATGACCAGCGCCCTGGCCTACCGCCTGCTGCGGCTGTGGAAAGGCCACCAGAACCAGGACGAAGCCCGGCGGATGCGCTACAAGCCGCTGCTGGCCTATGCCTTGCGCGAGCGTGAGGCCAAGGTGCGCAAGCACTACCTGCAACTAACCAACCACGCCGACCCGGCCTGGCAGCATCTGCCGGTTTGGCTGCAGTGGGGGCTATATCTGGAACGCTAA
- the csm4 gene encoding type III-A CRISPR-associated RAMP protein Csm4, which produces MKAKAFHLALGSISAPPSAPTLWGHLAWWVRYGQGEDALRGWLEAFQQDPPFLLSSAFPTGYLPRPLLPQVLVEDTARRKALKGLRYLSLKTFARVIREGEQALLDAPELKDQKAPKASLASQTRVGINRLTGTAQESILFTDRVYWLNNKENSQTWTVYVQLRHQVDYLEQALRDIGRFGYGGKASVGLGRFELVGTEELELPEAENPTHYLTLAPTLPSGEGFWALETYWGRLGGHYAQAETPFKRPYLRAKEGSVFREKPTAGLLDVTPEPAPEDGVKIWEYLYAFPLGVRVQTLQGVGV; this is translated from the coding sequence ATGAAAGCCAAGGCTTTTCATCTGGCGCTGGGTAGCATTAGCGCCCCGCCGAGCGCCCCTACCCTCTGGGGCCACCTGGCCTGGTGGGTGCGCTACGGCCAGGGAGAGGACGCTTTGCGAGGGTGGCTCGAGGCCTTTCAGCAAGACCCCCCCTTTCTGCTTTCCTCGGCCTTTCCCACTGGCTACCTGCCGCGCCCGCTGCTTCCCCAGGTGCTGGTAGAGGATACCGCCCGGCGCAAAGCCCTCAAGGGCCTTCGCTACCTGAGCCTAAAGACCTTTGCGCGGGTGATCCGGGAGGGCGAGCAAGCCTTGCTGGACGCACCAGAACTCAAAGACCAAAAGGCCCCCAAAGCCTCCCTGGCAAGCCAGACCCGCGTGGGCATCAACCGCCTGACCGGCACTGCCCAGGAGAGCATCCTCTTTACCGACCGGGTTTACTGGCTCAACAACAAGGAAAATAGCCAGACCTGGACGGTGTATGTGCAGCTTCGCCACCAAGTGGACTACCTCGAGCAGGCCCTGCGCGACATTGGCAGGTTTGGGTATGGTGGCAAGGCCAGCGTAGGGCTGGGGCGCTTCGAGCTGGTGGGTACAGAGGAGCTCGAGCTCCCCGAAGCCGAGAACCCCACCCACTACCTTACCCTGGCCCCAACCCTGCCCAGCGGCGAGGGCTTCTGGGCCCTGGAGACCTACTGGGGCCGTTTGGGGGGGCATTACGCCCAGGCCGAAACCCCCTTCAAGCGCCCGTATCTGCGGGCCAAGGAAGGCAGCGTCTTCCGGGAAAAACCAACCGCGGGCCTGCTGGACGTAACGCCCGAGCCTGCCCCAGAGGACGGCGTGAAGATTTGGGAGTACCTGTACGCCTTTCCCCTTGGGGTGCGGGTGCAAACTTTGCAGGGGGTGGGGGTATGA
- the csm3 gene encoding type III-A CRISPR-associated RAMP protein Csm3: MKLIGYKRIGGIIRLKSGLRIGMSKDQMAIGDVDNPVIRNPLTEEPYIPGSSLKGKMRYLLEWHFGGKYISESKSQHVYEDEEGPIGRIFGVAPGNDSRSKELAQQRGPTRLLVRDAYLTEESKKRLEAMTARGGYLTEVKQEVFIPRIGGNAIPRTAERVPAGAEFAFEMVYRVMDTGDGGQTDRENFKHVEKALELLELDGLGGYISRGYGQVELDYRVEDK, encoded by the coding sequence ATGAAACTGATCGGCTACAAGCGCATCGGCGGTATTATTCGCCTCAAAAGCGGGCTTCGTATTGGCATGAGCAAAGACCAGATGGCCATTGGGGACGTGGACAACCCCGTTATTCGCAACCCCCTCACCGAGGAACCCTATATTCCCGGCTCCTCCCTCAAGGGCAAGATGCGGTATTTGCTCGAGTGGCATTTTGGGGGGAAGTACATCTCCGAGTCTAAGTCCCAACATGTTTACGAGGACGAGGAAGGCCCCATTGGGCGCATTTTTGGGGTAGCTCCAGGTAACGACAGCCGCAGCAAGGAGTTGGCCCAGCAGCGCGGCCCCACCCGGCTTTTGGTGCGCGATGCTTATCTGACCGAAGAGTCTAAAAAAAGGCTCGAGGCCATGACCGCGCGGGGTGGCTACCTGACCGAGGTTAAGCAGGAGGTCTTCATCCCCCGCATCGGCGGCAACGCCATCCCCCGTACCGCCGAGCGCGTGCCTGCTGGGGCTGAGTTCGCCTTCGAGATGGTCTACCGGGTGATGGACACAGGCGACGGCGGCCAGACCGACCGCGAGAACTTCAAGCATGTGGAGAAGGCCCTGGAGCTGCTAGAGCTCGATGGCTTGGGAGGCTATATCAGCCGGGGTTATGGGCAGGTGGAGCTAGACTATCGGGTTGAGGACAAATGA
- the cas6 gene encoding CRISPR-associated endoribonuclease Cas6: MILAALVLTLEGPARPDPDGWRGLVYGLLKEIDPELHAAQSNPFSLGLGGAEGQWWVRIGFLEESLYARLSPHLFGLMGQQVKLKQPFRVKTVLQEEHPWAGLSTYPRLFQGQASPSLGLQFASPTFFRRKGHSYPLPEPRLVFDSLTQRWNAFAPVKVPPEVQEAWERLLVGQFQGRTHHIAPNDDERGVGFVGRVVYYLPKASPTEAQWLQALGRFAFFAGVGAKTSLGFGRVRMFDPLQQERRLDEPE, encoded by the coding sequence ATGATTCTGGCAGCCCTGGTTCTCACTCTGGAAGGCCCCGCCCGCCCCGACCCCGACGGCTGGCGCGGCCTGGTATATGGCCTGCTCAAGGAGATAGACCCCGAGCTGCACGCTGCTCAGTCCAACCCCTTCAGCCTGGGGCTGGGGGGGGCCGAGGGGCAGTGGTGGGTGCGGATTGGCTTTTTGGAGGAAAGCCTCTATGCCCGGCTCTCGCCCCACCTGTTCGGGCTGATGGGCCAGCAGGTAAAGCTCAAGCAGCCCTTCCGGGTAAAGACGGTCTTGCAGGAGGAGCACCCCTGGGCCGGGCTCAGCACCTACCCCCGGCTTTTCCAGGGACAGGCCAGCCCCAGCCTGGGCCTCCAGTTTGCCAGCCCCACCTTCTTCCGCCGCAAAGGGCACAGCTACCCCCTGCCCGAGCCGCGGCTGGTCTTCGACTCGCTCACCCAGCGCTGGAACGCCTTTGCCCCGGTCAAGGTGCCCCCCGAGGTGCAGGAAGCCTGGGAGCGCCTCTTGGTGGGCCAGTTCCAGGGCCGCACCCACCACATCGCCCCCAACGACGACGAGCGGGGGGTGGGCTTTGTGGGCCGGGTGGTCTACTACCTGCCCAAGGCCAGCCCCACCGAGGCCCAGTGGCTCCAGGCCCTGGGGCGGTTTGCTTTTTTTGCCGGGGTGGGGGCCAAGACGTCCTTGGGGTTTGGGCGGGTGCGGATGTTTGACCCTTTGCAGCAAGAAAGGAGGCTTGATGAACCAGAATAA
- the csm2 gene encoding type III-A CRISPR-associated protein Csm2 produces the protein MEFFENLDKGVYRKGLFDEEAMRWAQELRNEGQGSDKLKSSQFRNYFHEFRRLEDAFERYKRETGNDEALAWSRLTSQIELLRARLAYGGRSNGGPLQKLPLFRSKLDELLTDAKKSPKHFAGAMLFLEAVLAYFYGLEGEDGNRAGSSNQERFPQGRRY, from the coding sequence ATGGAGTTTTTTGAGAATTTGGACAAGGGTGTTTACAGAAAAGGACTCTTCGACGAAGAGGCTATGCGCTGGGCGCAGGAATTGCGGAATGAAGGGCAGGGGTCGGACAAACTTAAATCGAGCCAGTTTCGCAACTACTTTCACGAGTTTCGGCGCCTCGAAGACGCTTTTGAACGTTATAAGCGCGAAACAGGGAACGACGAAGCCCTGGCATGGAGCCGCCTGACTTCGCAAATTGAGCTTTTGAGGGCAAGGCTGGCCTATGGGGGACGCTCGAACGGAGGACCCCTGCAAAAATTGCCCTTGTTTAGAAGCAAGCTAGATGAGCTTTTGACCGATGCGAAGAAAAGCCCCAAGCATTTTGCTGGGGCCATGCTTTTTTTAGAGGCTGTGCTGGCTTACTTCTACGGCTTGGAAGGAGAGGATGGTAACAGAGCGGGTTCGTCGAACCAGGAGAGATTCCCCCAGGGGAGGAGGTACTAA
- the cas1 gene encoding CRISPR-associated endonuclease Cas1, with translation MTLHLTEQSSTLRLRQGRLLVELDEQTLAQLPARKVRGVVVWGNVRLTTPALAFLLRQGVPVLYVSLEGQLYGQATALQGLAPEVLRAQMHAQHNALALALGFVEGKLRSGLALLERLARQAPIQPHVQELQTALEALPHAPHLEALRGLEGNAARAYFAALQTVLAPYGFLGRNRRPPTDAVNAALSYGYMVLLGRALLALHLAGLHPELGLLHAEGRRAAALAFDLMEEFRVPVVDTVVLGAFLRSELVPDKHSEARNGGVYLNEAGRKTLLRLLETRFAQEAQHPRGFRKTYQELIETQAARLKAAILGRDTYTPFYLWR, from the coding sequence ATGACCCTCCACCTCACCGAGCAGTCCTCCACCCTGCGCCTGCGCCAGGGCCGGCTGTTGGTTGAGCTGGACGAGCAAACCCTGGCCCAGCTTCCGGCCCGCAAGGTGCGGGGGGTGGTGGTCTGGGGCAACGTGCGCCTCACCACCCCGGCCCTGGCTTTTTTGCTGCGCCAGGGGGTGCCGGTGCTGTACGTCAGCCTGGAAGGCCAGCTCTACGGACAGGCCACGGCGCTGCAGGGCCTGGCCCCGGAGGTGCTGCGGGCACAGATGCACGCCCAGCACAACGCCCTTGCCCTGGCCCTGGGGTTTGTGGAGGGCAAGCTGCGCTCGGGGCTTGCGCTGCTCGAGCGCCTGGCCCGGCAGGCACCGATTCAGCCACACGTCCAGGAGTTGCAGACAGCGCTAGAAGCCCTGCCCCATGCCCCCCACCTCGAGGCTCTGCGTGGCCTCGAGGGTAACGCCGCAAGGGCCTATTTCGCTGCGCTGCAAACGGTTCTTGCGCCCTACGGCTTTTTGGGGCGCAACCGCCGCCCACCCACCGATGCCGTAAACGCTGCCCTCTCGTATGGCTACATGGTGCTTTTGGGTCGCGCCCTGCTGGCCTTGCACCTGGCGGGTTTGCACCCCGAGCTGGGCCTTTTGCACGCCGAGGGACGCCGCGCCGCTGCCCTGGCCTTCGACCTGATGGAGGAGTTCAGGGTTCCGGTGGTGGACACCGTGGTTCTGGGAGCTTTTTTGCGCTCAGAGCTTGTACCGGACAAGCACAGCGAGGCCCGCAATGGGGGGGTCTACCTCAACGAGGCGGGCCGCAAAACCCTGCTGCGTCTGCTGGAAACCCGCTTTGCCCAGGAGGCCCAGCACCCCAGGGGCTTTCGCAAGACCTACCAGGAGCTCATCGAAACCCAGGCCGCACGGCTCAAGGCGGCCATCCTGGGCCGCGATACCTACACGCCCTTCTATCTGTGGAGATAA
- the csm5 gene encoding type III-A CRISPR-associated RAMP protein Csm5 produces the protein MSFLQSYRLEIETIGPVHVGTGEAFPAYSYLVDRAKKEALILDAGRLLELLSEIQQRDYLEAVAQGPKRAQESLQSLWSSGLIDPAPAVMRRVAVSAPFIQTIQEATDAAGLEFRPLPRSPLGAYLPGSSIKGALRTAWLFKRILREGRDVEYKGRWQWGEKVPQDEWPFIRPPKEIRAPKAQGFEALALDYATDRSPNFHRDPFRQVRVSDSEPSDNLLLNRIGVFHPRGTMDNTVLLAETFRRSTKLVAAIRFHTGLAQQRHADTVAHAIAAQDLAAACREYYQEVAAREEEFAKNHDLKQALSLYKELDQRLNADPKAFPLRVGFGSGRMSIRLALLLDSEEGHEPRTRKTAGAKEPKDGYPMGWAIARLEPY, from the coding sequence ATGAGCTTTTTGCAAAGTTACCGCCTGGAGATAGAAACCATAGGCCCCGTTCACGTGGGTACGGGCGAGGCCTTTCCGGCCTACAGTTACCTGGTGGATAGGGCCAAAAAGGAAGCCCTGATACTGGATGCAGGACGGCTCTTGGAGCTTCTGAGCGAAATCCAGCAAAGGGACTACCTCGAGGCCGTTGCTCAGGGCCCCAAGCGGGCCCAGGAAAGCCTGCAGTCGCTTTGGAGCAGCGGATTGATAGACCCGGCTCCTGCGGTGATGCGGCGGGTAGCGGTCAGTGCACCCTTTATCCAGACCATCCAGGAAGCCACCGATGCGGCGGGCCTCGAGTTCCGCCCGTTGCCCCGCAGCCCGCTGGGGGCCTACCTGCCGGGGTCTTCGATAAAAGGGGCTTTGCGCACGGCCTGGTTGTTCAAGCGGATTTTGCGGGAAGGGCGGGATGTCGAGTACAAAGGCCGCTGGCAGTGGGGGGAAAAAGTTCCTCAAGACGAGTGGCCCTTTATTAGGCCGCCCAAGGAAATCAGAGCGCCTAAGGCACAGGGTTTTGAGGCTCTGGCGCTCGACTACGCCACTGACCGCAGCCCCAACTTCCACCGCGACCCTTTCCGTCAGGTGCGCGTTAGTGACAGCGAACCCAGCGACAACCTTTTGCTCAACCGCATTGGGGTTTTTCACCCCAGGGGCACCATGGACAATACGGTCTTGCTGGCCGAAACCTTCCGTAGAAGTACAAAACTGGTAGCGGCGATACGCTTTCACACCGGGCTGGCCCAGCAGCGCCATGCGGATACCGTTGCCCACGCTATCGCGGCTCAGGATTTGGCGGCAGCTTGCAGGGAGTATTACCAGGAAGTGGCCGCGAGGGAAGAAGAGTTTGCTAAAAATCACGACCTTAAGCAAGCTTTGAGCCTCTACAAAGAGCTAGACCAGCGCTTGAACGCCGACCCTAAAGCCTTCCCCCTGCGGGTGGGTTTTGGTTCTGGGCGTATGTCAATTCGCCTGGCCCTGCTTCTGGACAGCGAAGAAGGGCATGAGCCTAGAACACGCAAAACCGCAGGAGCCAAAGAGCCCAAGGATGGATACCCGATGGGCTGGGCCATCGCACGGCTCGAGCCGTACTGA
- the cas2 gene encoding CRISPR-associated endonuclease Cas2 has product MPDTRFFTVAYDIPDDGRRVKVANTLKSFGERVQLSVFECWLNPAQLAQLKKLLQKKLELSQDSVRIYPIGGTVEVLGVGRITEDPGYLIL; this is encoded by the coding sequence ATGCCCGACACACGCTTTTTCACCGTTGCCTACGACATCCCCGACGATGGCCGCCGGGTAAAGGTAGCCAACACCCTCAAGAGTTTTGGCGAGCGGGTGCAGCTTTCGGTGTTTGAGTGCTGGCTTAACCCTGCCCAGCTTGCCCAGCTAAAAAAGCTGCTGCAAAAAAAGCTGGAGCTTTCTCAGGACAGCGTTCGTATCTACCCCATTGGGGGTACGGTAGAGGTGTTGGGCGTAGGCCGAATCACCGAAGACCCCGGCTACCTTATTCTCTAG